A genomic stretch from Tenrec ecaudatus isolate mTenEca1 chromosome 17, mTenEca1.hap1, whole genome shotgun sequence includes:
- the LOC142430672 gene encoding large ribosomal subunit protein eL24, translated as MKVELCSFSGYKIYPGHGRRYARTDGKVFQFLNAKCESAFLSKRNPRQINWTVLYRRKHKKGQSEEIQKKRTRRAVKFQRAITGASLADIMAKRNQKPEVRKAQREQAIRAAKEAKKAKQASKKTAMAATKAPTKAAPKQKIVKPVKVSAPRVGGKR; from the coding sequence ATGAAGGTCGAGCTGTGCAGCTTCAGCGGCTACAAGATTTACCCCGGGCACGGGCGGCGCTACGCCAGGACCGACGGAAAGGTTTTCCAGTTCCTGAATGCAAAATGCGAGTCGGCATTCCTTTCCAAGAGGAACCCTCGGCAGATCAACTGGACTGTCCTGTACAGGAGGAAGCACAAGAAGGGGCAGTCGgaagaaattcaaaagaaaagaacCCGCCGTGCAGTCAAATTCCAGAGGGCCATCACTGGTGCGTCTCTTGCTGATATCATGGCCAAGAGGAATCAGAAGCCTGAGGTTAGAAAGGCCCAGCGAGAACAGGCCATCAGGGCTGCCAAGGAAGCAAAAAAGGCAAAGCAAGCTTCTAAAAAGACAGCAATGGCTGCTACTAAGGCCCCCACCAAGGCGGCACCTAAGCAAAAGATTGTGAAGCCCGTGAAAGTGTCCGCTCCCCGGGTTGGTGGAAAACGCTAA